From Pseudoalteromonas sp. Scap06:
CTATTTGCCTTTGTGTGCGTGCAAGCATTACATTTAAGCTATTAGAAAGCCGAGTTATTTCAGTGAGGTTCGTTAAAGGCGCACGCGCATAGTAATTATGTTTTTTAGCTATGTTTTGCAACAACAAGCTTAAGTTTTCAATCGGGCTGGCAATCCTTTTTTGTAGCCTTAAAATAATCAAAGAAATAAAAATAAGTATTAAAGCCATAATAACGATATCAATTATAATCTTTTTAGTTATTAGCTGATTTAAGTTATCTAAGCTGCCTCTAATATAGACATAGCCAAGCAGCTGTTCATTATTGAGTATTGGGGTAATGTACTCAATGTACTCATCGCTAACTTGTGGTTCAGCAAAGTCATCAATGTTGTCCGTTTTAATAGGGACAGGTGGTGATTTTCGGGCATTAAAGCTGGTAAAAAACACTGGTTTATTGGTTTGCTCATCTAAGGCATATATATGTAAATTTGTAACGGATGATACTTGTTGAAGCAGCTTCAAACGTCTTTCTTCTGCAGGCCTATTTTTATTTAGTAATGAGGGCATCGCGTCAAATGCAATGATCTCAGATACCAACACAAGTTTACTAATGAGCTGTTTTTTTTGCTCTTGTGCGCTTAAGTAGGTAGAAATTGAAAGCGATAATAACAAACAGATAGCTGTTATAAGCATGATAGTTTTAAACAATATGCTACGAATGCTATTTTGCTTTACAGTTTTGGGCATTGCGAGAAGGTCATCCGTGTCAATTGTGAATCTAATAGGTAATAGTTTAGCAAAAACAGAAAAAAGTGAAGTAAAAAGATTAGCTTAATTACACTTTTTATTTTTAGCTAATCTACTTATAAAACATAAATATTTGGCTAAAATAGCCCATATTTATGTTTTGACAGGATATTAATAACTTTTTTAGCTACTGTATACGGCAAATTTATTGTTTTTAAATACTGTGTGGTAGCTGTCAAATTGGGTTTCTAAAATAGGTGGGTATTTTAAAAAGCTATTAGCTACTATAGTCAGTTTGCCTGCCTTAGTTAAATGTTGCTTGGCATGGGTTAAAAAAGATTCCGCAACGCTGTAGTCAGTTGCAATCCCAGTATGGAAGGGTGGGTTGCTAATAATTAAATCAAACTTGCCAGTAATATTATTTAAACCATCACTGAGTATGGCTTCACCGTTTACATTATTTAACTTAAGCGTTTGTGTTGTTGCATAGGCTGCAAGTGCACTTACGTCACTACAGGTAAATGTCAGAGCTGGAGTTTTTAGACCTAAAAAAGTAGCAATAAGGCCTGCGCCACAACCAAAATCAAGGACTTTTCCGTGTTTTAAGTTAGGAGCATTTTCTAGTAGCATTTTCGTTCCAGCATCTAGCGCACCATGATTAAACACGCCCGGAATACTGACCGCTGTAAACTCAATATCCCTTACACTTACAGTAAACTCTTTATGGTAAGTACTAATATCAAACGTGCTATTGAGAGTTAGTTCTGAAAATGAAAATAAAACACAATGTTTTGCTGAGTCTATTTTATTACTAAACTCGGCCTTACCGGCGAGTTGCTTTTCAATTGACTTAACACCGCTCTTGTTTTCGCCAACAACGAGTAGCTCTGCATCTTTGCTTATCACAGCACGTATGTTGTCTAACGCCATTAATAGCTCAGGTTTAGATTTAGGGTAATAAAGTATTACCAAATCATAATCGCCCGAATTAATTGTGTGGCTGATGGTTACGTCAATACCCGGTATGTTTTTTGCAAATTCACCATTAGCGTGATTATAACTAAAAGCGGTTATTTTACTTTGTGGATTGAGCGTTTTTAGCTCATTTAAAAAGCCATCTTGAACAAAGTTGACCACCAATATTGATTTACCTTTTAACTCTTCACTGTTACGAAGTAATAGTAGGCTCGGATTGGTTAATACGCTCATAAATGGCTTTACCTTACTTAATTATTTAATTAACGGTTACTTAGTACGTTCGAACATTAAATCCCATACGCCATGACCTAAACGCTGACCACGCTGTTCAAATTTAGTCAATGGACGTAAATCAGGGCGGGGGACATAGTCGTTAGTCTCAGATTGGTTTTTGTAACCTGGGGCTGCTTGCATCACTTCTAACATATGCTCTGCGTAGTTTTCCCAATCGGTTGCCATGTGAAATACGCCACCGATTTTTAATTTAGAGCGAAGTTTTTCAGCAAACTCAGTTTGTACAATGCGACGCTTGTGGTGACGCTTTTTGTGCCATGGATCAGGGAAAAATAATTGTAAGGTTGATAAGCTTTCATCGCTTATACAATCAGCAAGAACTTCTACTGCATCGTGTTCAAACACACGCAGATTAGTAACGCCAGCTTCGTCAGCATCCATTAAACATGCGCCAACGCCTGGGCGATGAACTTCTATGCCAATAAAGTTAAGATGTGGTGCATTTTTTGCCATTTCAACCAATGACTTGCCCATACCAAAACCAATTTCTAGGACTACATCATTGTCATTGCCAAAAACTTCGCTTAAATCAAGTAGGCCGTTTTTATGCTCAAGCCCCATTGTTGGCCAGCATTTTTCGATTGCAGCAGCTTGGCCTTTGGTTAATCGACCTTCGCGTTTTACAAAACTGCGAATAGTGCGGATATACTTACCTTCTTGCTTAGCTTGCTCAAGGTTGTTGTTACTTGATTCACTCATATTATTGGCCTGACAAAACAATGTGTTTAAAAATGGTTGCGTATTATCCCTGACCAGCGCTAGGTTGACAAGCATTAGGGCGTTATAGCTTGATCTTTTCAGTCACTACAATAGACTGAGCCGCCATTGAGCATTAGTAAAAAAGTAAATATGTTGGATTTAAAAAAACAGCAGTCAGATTGGTTTTCCAACCAAGTAGTTGACTGGTATCACCTTCATGGGCGCAAAACGTTACCATGGCAATTAGCTAAAACGCCTTATAAAGTGTGGGTATCTGAGGTGATGTTACAGCAAACTCAGGTTGTCACTGTTATTCCTTATTTTGAAAAGTTTATGCGAAGCTTTCCCGATATTATTGCTTTAGCAAATGCTGATGAAGATCAGGTTTTGCATCATTGGACAGGTTTAGGTTATTACGCTCGTGCACGTAATTTACATAAAACCGCTAAAATAGTTCGAGATAAATACCAAGGTCAGTTTCCTAGCACGCTTGAAGAAGTAATGGATTTACCCGGAATAGGGCGCTCTACTGCGGGGGCTGTTTTATCATTATCTTTGGGGCAGCATCACCCTATTCTTGATGGCAATGTTAAAAGAGTGCTTGCTCGTTTTTTCATGGTTGAAGGTTGGTATGGAGTTAAAAAAGTAGAAAATCAGCTTTGGCATTTAAGTGAACAACTCACTCCTAAAAATAATGTTACAGAGTTTAATCAAGCTATGATGGATTTAGGTGCAAGCTTATGTTCGCGCAGTCGCTTTGATTGTGAGGCATGCCCATTAAATAGCCGTTGTGGTGCGTTTAACGCTGGTAAAGTTAAGGAGTTTCCTCACTCTAAGCCTAAAAAAGTAGTGCCTAAAAAAAGCTGCCACCAGTTAATTATCAAGCATAACGACAAAGTGCTCATGGAAAAGCGCCCGAACAGTGGTATTTGGGGCGGATTATTTGGATTTTTTGAATTTAATGAGTACAGCGAGCTCGAAACTTTTTTAGCGCAACAAGGGCTTAAAAGTGACCTTAATGAAGTAACGCCTTTTACTCATGTATTTTCACATTTTGAGCTGACGATTAACCCGCATGTACTTAATATTGAGAAAGCCCCGGATGTTGTTAATGACAAGCAGCTGGTGTGGTATCCACTCGATCAATCAATAGAAGTAGGGTTAGCGGCACCGACTAAAAAGTTGGTTAAACAAATTACGGCAATAGTATAGAATAGCGTTATATTTAGCATTAAGGGGAAGAATCATGGCACGTACAGTATTTTGTCAAAAGTTACAAAAAGAGGCCGAAGGCCTTGGTTTTCAGTTATACCCTGGTGAACTTGGTGAGAAAATTTTTAATAATATTTCTAAAGAAGCCTGGGGGCAATGGCAGCATAAACAAACTATGCTGATCAACGAAAAGCATTTAAACATGATGGATCCAGAGCATCGTACTTTTTTAGAAGAGCAAATGGTTGGCTTTTTGTTTGAAGGTAAAGAAGTTGAGATTGAAGGTTATAAGCCAGTAGAAAAATAAATTAACTGTGCTTAGGATAATTAATAAAAAAGGGCTATAAGCCCTTTTTTATATTGTGTATACCGATGAATATTTTAGTTAAATCAAGTCATCTTGCTGATCGTTGTTTCTAATTTGTTCTTTTAAAAACTGTGCTGCTCTTGAATATTCAATTTCAAGCTCATCTCTCATCTTAATTAATTCATCAGCTTTTATTTCATCACTTTTACACTTATCTTCAAATGACTGCGCTAAATCAGCAACAATGTTAGCTCCTACTGTCTTCGATATAGATTTTAATTGGTGGCAAGCGGATAAAATTTCAGCTTTATTGCTTTGCAGCACCGCGAAGTTAATCGCTTTAATTTGTTCTTGGCTCTGCTCTAAATACATTTTAAAAAAGCGGATTATTTTAGCGTCATCGCCATTTATATACTTATTCGCTGACTCCATATCAATAGGCATGATTGGTTTTTCGGTCGAATTCACCTGTTGTGGTTGTTTGCTATATAAGTCATTCCATTGCTTTAATGTGTCCTCAAGTGCATTTAACTCAATAGGTTTAGTAATAAAGTCGTTAATACCTACAGCTAAACATCGCTCTCTCTCTCCTTTTAGAGCATTGGCAGTAACAGCAATAATATAAGGTTGTGCGTCAATCGATTCGAGCAATGACGCTTCTTCTCTAATTTTTTCAACCATATCGTAGCCAGACATTTTTGGCATATGTAAATCGGTTAAAATGAGCGAGTAGCTATTTTTACGCCACATATCTAGGCCTTCTTCACCGTTATTAGCCACCTCTACACTGTACCCTAGTATATGTAATTGTTCGGTGAGTACCTCTTGATTTAATAGGTTATCTTCTACCAATAATACTAGCCTATTTGCTGCCAGCGCTTCTTCTGAGTTTAGGTAGTGATTCATCGTTCTGGCTTTTTTAACTTGCTTAGGTTTATGCAAACCTGCAGCCACCAAAATTGAAAGCATGAAGTTAGATTTACATAATGGAGAAGCATTAATATAAAAAATACTTTTATGATTAATTACTGCTTCATCTAATTTACTTAATACCACCATTTGCTGGTTATTATCTTCTAGTGAGTAAAGTAAACTTCTTAGTAAGGTACTAATACTATTCATGTCTTCAATGCCATCAACAACCCAAATAATATCCTTGGCATCTTGGTGAGCTTCTACATCTTGTTGTTCATGAGCATAGGTTATTTTAGCCCCCATAAATGACAAGTAACGATAAATTACTTTACCGCGCTCTGCGTCGCTGCTGACAATAATGACATGTTTACCATTAAGTGTATTTTTATGGGCAAATTCAGTTTTACCTGCAGTTGAAAAAGGCAGTTCAACGGTAAATTCACTTCCAATCCCTTCATGGCTTGTTACATGTATAGTACCAAGCATTAGCTCGGTTAAGCTTTTACAAATTGAAAGACCAAGCCCTGTTCCACCGAACTCTCGCGTAATTGAGCTTTCTGCTTGAGTGAACGGGTTGAAAATTTTTCTTAACTGAGATTGGCTCATTCCTTTACCGTTATCACTTACACAAAAACGCAATGTAAAGTGATCGGCGGTGTTATTTGCTACCTCTACTGATATTCTTACTTTCCCCTTCGTTGTACCATTGGTGCTAGTAAATTTAATGGCATTACTACACAAGTTATATAGCACTTGGCGAACCCTGCCTGAGTCGCCCATAAGGTTATTAGGAATATCGGGTGCAATTGATAAATCGAGTTCTAAATGACGGTTTTTAGCAACCGACGATAATACCTTGGCTACTTCTTCTAGTGTATCTGCAATAGAAAACGGAACAGGATCTATGTTGAGCTTTCCAGCCTCAATTTTAGAAAAATCTAAAATATCATCTAAAATACTCAGTAGCGAAAATGCGGATTCACGAATAATAGTACTAAGGCGTTGCTGAGCACCATCAAGCTCTGTTTGGCGAAGTAAATCAATGGTGCCAATAACACCATTCATTGGTGTTCTTATTTCATGACTCATGGTGGCTAAAAAGGTGGTTTTAGTTTCACTCGCCTTTAACGCTTTTTGAGTTTGTTTTTCTAATTCAAATGTTCTGCTTTGTACTTCTGTTTCCAGACTGGTTTGTAGCCTTTTTAATTCTTTTTGTGCAGCTTGGTCGTCAGCTAGAACCATACTTACTTTTTTCAGCAATAAATTAATTTGTTGAGCAACGGTTTCTAACCCTCCATCAAGTTGCTCATCAAGCGTGCTTTGATAATTATCATTTTGTGTAATAGCCTTGAGTTCTTGAGTGAGAGAATCGGTATTTTTATGTAGTCGTTTTTTAATGTACTTATTAAACGCTATAGCGAATGCAAACAATGCGATCAGAGCAACAATAGCGGCAAGATATGCACTCATTGATAAATTTTGTGTCGATGATGAAATTAAAGGTTGTTTCTGCTCAATGATAAGTTCAGCAATTACTTGTCCCTCTGATGAGATTAAATGATGCAGAGTATTTTGCTCTTTAATGTATTTGCTAACAGCTAAAGGTGCAATCACTATACTATTGTTGCTATAAACTAACTCGGCTTTATTATTTGCATTAAAACGATGCAGAGTATATTTAAAGTCATTATTGAGTAAGCTTGCAATATCAAGAAGTAATTTGGCTTTGTTTTGCCCGTATGTTGTTAGTGCTTCAACAATGGGCTGCTCAAGGCGTTCAGCAAGTTTTGTGAGTGCAATAGTAGAGGGTTGGGGAAGTTCATTGTTCTCAGCATTGCTTTGTGAGTAAAGCGAATAGGCGACTATAAATAATGTGGAAATTATAAGGTTACTAACTAAAAATATAGGTAGTAGGCCCTTTATTGCTGAAGAGAACTTACTCTGCATGAGTTTTCCTATCGTGGTTTTATTAAAACGGTAAGCCTGTACCGAAAGCTATTGACTAATCGTAACACCTAAAAAAAATAATTCACTACGTTTTTTAAACTCTTTTGTTGAATAAATGCACGGTATGAACGAGATTTGTTGTTAGTTGTTTGAAAACCGTTCAAACAGTTGCAAAGGATAAAAAAAAAGTTGACTTGTAAGGGTAAAACTCGTTTAATACGCCGCACGCCCAGATAGCTCAGTCAGTAAAGCTATGTGGGAGTCGAATTATTAATCCGTTGTGATTACTAATAAGCACTGTTAAGTGCCTCGATAGCTCAGTTGGTAGAGCAGAGGATTGAAAATCCTCGTGTCCCTGGTTCGATTCCGGGTCGAGGCACCATTTATTAAAGTAATGGTGTTTAGATATTTATTTAAACATTTTTACGCGTGCCTTAGCACACAGTTTTGTGTGCCGACTTAGCTCAGCTGGTAGAGCAACTGACTTGTAATCAGTAGGTCAACCGTTCGACTCGGTTAGTCGGCACCATTTTATAAAAGTGAAATGCTTAGAGCAGTTCACTTGCACTGTTTAAGTGCCTCGATAGCTCAGTTGGTAGAGCAGAGGATTGAAAATCCTCGTGTCCCTGGTTCGATTCCGGGTCGAGGCACCATTTACAAAAAAGTTATCAATCTTTAAAATTGATAAAGTGCCTTAGCACACAGTTTTGTGTGCCGACTTAGCTCAGCTGGTAGAGCAACTGACTTGTAATCAG
This genomic window contains:
- a CDS encoding oxidative damage protection protein; this encodes MARTVFCQKLQKEAEGLGFQLYPGELGEKIFNNISKEAWGQWQHKQTMLINEKHLNMMDPEHRTFLEEQMVGFLFEGKEVEIEGYKPVEK
- the mutY gene encoding A/G-specific adenine glycosylase, coding for MLDLKKQQSDWFSNQVVDWYHLHGRKTLPWQLAKTPYKVWVSEVMLQQTQVVTVIPYFEKFMRSFPDIIALANADEDQVLHHWTGLGYYARARNLHKTAKIVRDKYQGQFPSTLEEVMDLPGIGRSTAGAVLSLSLGQHHPILDGNVKRVLARFFMVEGWYGVKKVENQLWHLSEQLTPKNNVTEFNQAMMDLGASLCSRSRFDCEACPLNSRCGAFNAGKVKEFPHSKPKKVVPKKSCHQLIIKHNDKVLMEKRPNSGIWGGLFGFFEFNEYSELETFLAQQGLKSDLNEVTPFTHVFSHFELTINPHVLNIEKAPDVVNDKQLVWYPLDQSIEVGLAAPTKKLVKQITAIV
- a CDS encoding methyltransferase; its protein translation is MSVLTNPSLLLLRNSEELKGKSILVVNFVQDGFLNELKTLNPQSKITAFSYNHANGEFAKNIPGIDVTISHTINSGDYDLVILYYPKSKPELLMALDNIRAVISKDAELLVVGENKSGVKSIEKQLAGKAEFSNKIDSAKHCVLFSFSELTLNSTFDISTYHKEFTVSVRDIEFTAVSIPGVFNHGALDAGTKMLLENAPNLKHGKVLDFGCGAGLIATFLGLKTPALTFTCSDVSALAAYATTQTLKLNNVNGEAILSDGLNNITGKFDLIISNPPFHTGIATDYSVAESFLTHAKQHLTKAGKLTIVANSFLKYPPILETQFDSYHTVFKNNKFAVYSS
- the trmB gene encoding tRNA (guanosine(46)-N7)-methyltransferase TrmB, which translates into the protein MSESSNNNLEQAKQEGKYIRTIRSFVKREGRLTKGQAAAIEKCWPTMGLEHKNGLLDLSEVFGNDNDVVLEIGFGMGKSLVEMAKNAPHLNFIGIEVHRPGVGACLMDADEAGVTNLRVFEHDAVEVLADCISDESLSTLQLFFPDPWHKKRHHKRRIVQTEFAEKLRSKLKIGGVFHMATDWENYAEHMLEVMQAAPGYKNQSETNDYVPRPDLRPLTKFEQRGQRLGHGVWDLMFERTK
- a CDS encoding hybrid sensor histidine kinase/response regulator; its protein translation is MQSKFSSAIKGLLPIFLVSNLIISTLFIVAYSLYSQSNAENNELPQPSTIALTKLAERLEQPIVEALTTYGQNKAKLLLDIASLLNNDFKYTLHRFNANNKAELVYSNNSIVIAPLAVSKYIKEQNTLHHLISSEGQVIAELIIEQKQPLISSSTQNLSMSAYLAAIVALIALFAFAIAFNKYIKKRLHKNTDSLTQELKAITQNDNYQSTLDEQLDGGLETVAQQINLLLKKVSMVLADDQAAQKELKRLQTSLETEVQSRTFELEKQTQKALKASETKTTFLATMSHEIRTPMNGVIGTIDLLRQTELDGAQQRLSTIIRESAFSLLSILDDILDFSKIEAGKLNIDPVPFSIADTLEEVAKVLSSVAKNRHLELDLSIAPDIPNNLMGDSGRVRQVLYNLCSNAIKFTSTNGTTKGKVRISVEVANNTADHFTLRFCVSDNGKGMSQSQLRKIFNPFTQAESSITREFGGTGLGLSICKSLTELMLGTIHVTSHEGIGSEFTVELPFSTAGKTEFAHKNTLNGKHVIIVSSDAERGKVIYRYLSFMGAKITYAHEQQDVEAHQDAKDIIWVVDGIEDMNSISTLLRSLLYSLEDNNQQMVVLSKLDEAVINHKSIFYINASPLCKSNFMLSILVAAGLHKPKQVKKARTMNHYLNSEEALAANRLVLLVEDNLLNQEVLTEQLHILGYSVEVANNGEEGLDMWRKNSYSLILTDLHMPKMSGYDMVEKIREEASLLESIDAQPYIIAVTANALKGERERCLAVGINDFITKPIELNALEDTLKQWNDLYSKQPQQVNSTEKPIMPIDMESANKYINGDDAKIIRFFKMYLEQSQEQIKAINFAVLQSNKAEILSACHQLKSISKTVGANIVADLAQSFEDKCKSDEIKADELIKMRDELEIEYSRAAQFLKEQIRNNDQQDDLI